Proteins from a genomic interval of Diaminobutyricimonas aerilata:
- a CDS encoding MerR family transcriptional regulator → MPWSTREIADLAGTTLNTVRHYHRIGLLEEPERTTNGYKQYQVRHLVRLLQIRRLRDLGVPLEQIERADGSGDGASAALRSIDADLGTTIERLQRNHAEIKAILAGSSPSEVHAEKTNR, encoded by the coding sequence ATGCCTTGGAGTACGCGGGAGATCGCCGACCTCGCCGGGACGACCCTCAACACGGTGCGGCACTACCACCGGATCGGCCTGCTCGAGGAACCGGAGCGCACGACGAACGGCTACAAGCAGTATCAGGTCCGCCACCTCGTGCGGTTGCTGCAGATCAGGCGCCTTCGCGACCTCGGAGTGCCACTCGAACAGATCGAGCGGGCGGATGGGAGTGGAGACGGTGCCTCCGCCGCACTGCGGTCCATCGATGCCGACCTGGGGACCACCATCGAACGCCTTCAACGTAACCACGCGGAGATCAAGGCGATCCTCGCGGGGTCGTCCCCTTCCGAAGTGCACGCGGAGAAGACGAACCGGTAG
- the mazG gene encoding nucleoside triphosphate pyrophosphohydrolase, whose product MTDAAPHPRLDELIATLERLRAPGGCAWDREQTHESLVQYLIEETYELVDAIESGSRDELVEELGDVLYQVLFHSDIATEAGSFTIEDVAAHMNAKMISRHPHVFGDAVADTADAVVARWDELKKTEKPTRTSVLDGIPQAMPALALADKVIGRAHRVGVDVPEADGVDDHAGEEEFGEQLLALVAAARARGWDSERALRGALRRLQGDIRSVERRDDALANPNGEGAAART is encoded by the coding sequence ATGACGGATGCCGCGCCGCACCCCCGCCTCGACGAGCTCATCGCCACCCTCGAGCGTCTGCGGGCGCCGGGCGGTTGCGCGTGGGATCGCGAACAGACCCACGAGTCGCTCGTGCAGTACCTGATCGAGGAGACCTACGAACTCGTCGACGCCATCGAGTCCGGGTCGCGCGACGAGCTCGTCGAGGAGCTCGGCGACGTGCTGTACCAGGTGCTGTTCCACTCCGACATCGCGACCGAGGCCGGCTCGTTCACGATCGAGGACGTCGCGGCGCACATGAACGCCAAGATGATCAGCCGGCACCCCCACGTCTTCGGTGACGCGGTCGCCGATACCGCCGACGCCGTCGTCGCCCGCTGGGACGAGCTCAAGAAGACCGAGAAACCCACGCGTACGAGCGTGCTCGACGGCATCCCGCAGGCGATGCCCGCCCTCGCGCTCGCCGACAAGGTGATCGGGCGCGCGCACCGGGTGGGGGTCGACGTGCCGGAGGCGGACGGCGTCGACGATCACGCGGGCGAGGAGGAGTTCGGCGAGCAGCTGCTCGCCCTCGTCGCTGCGGCGCGCGCCCGCGGTTGGGATTCCGAACGCGCGCTGCGCGGAGCGTTGCGACGGCTGCAGGGCGACATCCGCTCGGTCGAGCGGAGGGACGACGCCCTCGCCAACCCGAATGGCGAGGGCGCCGCAGCCCGGACATGA
- the hisS gene encoding histidine--tRNA ligase has protein sequence MASPVTPPRGMRDFLPAEKARREHVLTVIRDAYRRHGFDEIETPVMEDSARLHSGLGGDNEKLAFGVLKRGLGKDDLRAADEPIDLTDLGLRFDLTVPLARFYASHRAELPNVVRTIQIGPVWRAERPQRGRYRQFVQCDIDILGEAGPLAELELLAATSDALQALGLGDAWIRVNDRRILTALVAFWGVPPESAESALVTFDKLDKIGEDGVVAELGAKGLGDAAVIAETLELVRDLPDDGWSLLEDPPVWIEQSAADQLRALRDGLPGVSLVFSPNLVRGMGYYTGTVFEIAHPSVPYSLGGGGRYDGMIGRFLGSDVPAAGSSLGFERIVDLVDLPAGVTDAIALVHDGVAPERLAALKRELVADGSRVVLVRRAKKTGAQLEQLAADGITRFAFVGPDAITAADLDLRPLAS, from the coding sequence ATGGCCTCTCCCGTCACGCCGCCGCGCGGCATGCGCGACTTCCTGCCCGCCGAGAAGGCGCGTCGCGAACACGTGCTCACCGTCATCCGAGACGCGTACCGCCGTCACGGATTCGACGAGATCGAGACGCCCGTGATGGAGGACAGCGCCCGACTGCACTCCGGGCTCGGCGGCGACAACGAGAAGCTCGCGTTCGGCGTGCTCAAGCGCGGGCTCGGCAAGGACGACCTCCGGGCCGCCGACGAGCCCATCGACCTCACCGACCTCGGGCTGCGTTTCGACCTCACGGTGCCTTTGGCCCGGTTCTACGCGAGCCACCGGGCGGAGCTGCCGAACGTCGTGCGCACGATCCAGATCGGGCCGGTGTGGCGGGCGGAACGGCCGCAGCGCGGTCGCTACCGCCAGTTCGTGCAGTGCGACATCGACATCCTCGGGGAGGCCGGACCGCTCGCCGAACTCGAGCTGCTCGCCGCCACCTCCGATGCGCTGCAGGCCCTCGGACTCGGCGACGCCTGGATCCGCGTCAACGACCGCCGCATCCTCACGGCCCTCGTCGCATTCTGGGGCGTGCCGCCGGAGTCCGCCGAGAGCGCCCTCGTGACCTTCGACAAGCTCGACAAGATCGGTGAAGACGGCGTCGTCGCCGAACTCGGCGCGAAGGGACTCGGCGACGCGGCGGTCATCGCCGAAACGCTCGAACTCGTGCGTGATCTGCCCGACGACGGGTGGAGCCTGCTGGAGGACCCGCCGGTGTGGATCGAGCAGTCCGCCGCCGACCAGTTGCGCGCGCTGCGCGACGGGCTGCCGGGCGTGAGCCTCGTGTTCTCGCCCAACCTCGTGCGGGGCATGGGCTACTACACGGGCACGGTCTTCGAGATCGCCCACCCGTCGGTGCCCTACTCGCTCGGCGGTGGCGGCCGCTACGACGGCATGATCGGCCGCTTCCTCGGCAGCGACGTGCCCGCGGCGGGATCCTCGCTCGGGTTCGAGCGCATCGTCGACCTCGTCGACCTGCCCGCCGGCGTCACGGATGCGATCGCCCTCGTGCACGACGGGGTCGCACCCGAGCGGCTCGCGGCGCTCAAGCGCGAACTCGTCGCCGACGGATCGCGTGTCGTGCTCGTCCGTCGGGCGAAGAAGACGGGTGCGCAGCTCGAACAGCTCGCCGCCGACGGCATCACGCGGTTCGCGTTCGTCGGGCCGGACGCGATCACCGCGGCCGACCTCGATCTGCGGCCGCTCGCGAGCTGA
- the eno gene encoding phosphopyruvate hydratase, which yields MAQIDAVSAREILDSRGNPTVEVEVLLDDGTVSRAAVPSGASTGAFEAYELRDGDAARYGGKGVEEAVDAVIDRIGPEIEGFDATDQRLIDATLIALDGTDNKKELGANAILGVSLAVARAAADSADLPLFRYLGGPNAHVLPVPMLNVINGGAHADTNVDIQEFMILPVGASSFREGLRWGAETYHALKSLLKSRGLSTGLGDEGGFAPSLDSNRAALDLLVEAIEKAGFTAGTDIALGLDVASTEFFENGVYTFEGKATSSAELSAYYAELLGAYPLVSIEDPLAEDDWEGWAQLTAEIGDRVQLVGDDLFVTNPTRLADGIARKAANSILVKVNQIGTLTETLDAVSLAHRSGYTAVMSHRSGETEDTTIADLAVAVDCGQIKTGAPARSERVAKYNQLLRIEEELGDAAVYAGRSAFPRFTA from the coding sequence GTGGCCCAGATCGACGCCGTCAGCGCACGTGAGATCCTCGACTCGCGAGGCAACCCGACCGTCGAGGTGGAGGTGCTGCTCGACGACGGCACCGTCTCGCGCGCGGCCGTTCCCTCCGGTGCGTCCACCGGAGCCTTCGAGGCGTACGAACTCCGCGACGGCGACGCCGCCCGCTACGGCGGCAAGGGCGTCGAGGAGGCCGTGGACGCGGTCATCGACCGCATCGGCCCGGAGATCGAGGGCTTCGACGCCACCGACCAGCGCCTCATCGACGCGACGCTCATCGCCCTCGACGGCACCGACAACAAGAAGGAGCTCGGCGCCAACGCGATCCTCGGCGTGAGCCTCGCCGTCGCCCGCGCCGCCGCCGACTCGGCCGACCTGCCGCTCTTCCGCTACCTCGGCGGACCCAACGCGCACGTGCTGCCCGTTCCGATGCTCAACGTGATCAACGGTGGCGCGCACGCCGACACCAACGTCGACATCCAGGAGTTCATGATCCTGCCCGTCGGCGCGTCGAGCTTCCGGGAGGGCCTGCGCTGGGGCGCCGAGACCTACCACGCGCTCAAGTCGCTGCTGAAGAGCCGCGGCCTCTCGACCGGCCTCGGCGACGAGGGCGGCTTCGCTCCGAGCCTCGACAGCAACCGCGCCGCGCTCGACCTGCTCGTCGAGGCGATCGAGAAGGCCGGCTTCACCGCCGGCACCGACATCGCGCTCGGCCTCGACGTCGCGTCGACCGAATTCTTCGAGAACGGCGTGTACACCTTCGAGGGCAAGGCCACCAGCTCCGCCGAGCTCAGCGCCTACTACGCCGAGCTGCTCGGCGCCTACCCGCTGGTCTCCATCGAGGACCCGCTCGCCGAGGACGACTGGGAGGGCTGGGCGCAGCTCACCGCCGAGATCGGCGACCGCGTGCAGCTCGTCGGCGACGACCTGTTCGTCACCAACCCGACGCGCCTCGCCGACGGCATCGCGCGCAAGGCCGCAAACTCGATCCTCGTCAAGGTGAACCAGATCGGCACGCTCACCGAGACGCTCGACGCCGTGTCGCTCGCCCACCGCAGCGGCTACACCGCCGTCATGTCGCACCGCTCGGGCGAGACCGAGGACACCACCATCGCCGACCTCGCGGTCGCGGTGGACTGCGGCCAGATCAAGACCGGTG